The Planctomycetaceae bacterium nucleotide sequence CCCCATGGCAGAGAGACGGGCGGCGATCCAATCAACGGACGAGGATCGGTTTTCTGTCGCTGCCGTCGCAAATCGAACTGACGCCCACATCGGGCTGCCTGAATCTTCGGCTGATCCTGCGGATGACTACACGTTTCTGCGGCGCGTCTATTTGGATGTCGTGGGGCGACCCGCAACACCAGCAGAAATTACAGCATTTGGATTTGATCCGGATCCGGACAAACGGGATCGGCTTGTTGAGCGACTTCTGAAATCGAACGAGTATTCTGCCAACTGGACGCGATACTGGCGTGACACAATCTTTTCTCGAGCCACAAATGTTCGAGCAGGTCTGGTTCGACCGGCATTCGCCCAATGGATGAACGACCAGCTCAGCGAGGGCGCTGGATGGGATCAGATCGTAACGGAATTGCTGACCGCCACAGGCCCGGTCAACGACAATGGTGCATCTGCACTGATATTCGCTCACGAAGGTGTCCCGGAAGAAATTGCGGCTGAAGCATCTCGTCTTTTTACCGGGATTCAGATCCAGTGCGCGAATTGCCATGATCACCCATGGGATCAGTGGAAACGCGAACAGTTTCACGAACTGGTTGCGTTCTTCCCCAGAATCAGCGTCCGGCGTGAACGCGGCTCGGACAATATGTTCGACTATGAAATTGCCTCAGTAAACAACAACACCCGAACGAACCCCGCTCTGTCTCGATTCTTCCTGACACGATTAGACCGCAATCGGGATGGAGCAATCTCCGAAAGTGAAGCGAAAGAAACACCCATCGCTCGCATTTTTGCTCAGCCACAGGCGCGAGAGAACATCGATAAGAACGGCGACGGGCGAATCACGATTGATGAAATCGCCAATGCCCGGCCGCCGGAAAATCGGCCCGGCCAGGGAAAGACTGAGCACTTCATGCCGGACCTGTCTGATCCGGCATCCGAAGGCACTCGTATCGATCCCAGGTTCTTTGTCACGGGACAGCGCGTTCGTACCGACATGACGGACGAAGAAAGACGCACCGCTGTCGCTCGGCTAATCACATCAAAATCGAATCCCTGGTTCGCCAAAGCCATTGTCAACCGGATGTGGTATGAGCTCACGGGTACAGCGTTTTACACGCCGGTCGACGACATCGGCCCCGGGCGAGAGGTTCGGCATGAAGCCGCACTGGAATCTCTTTGTGAAGGCTTCATCCACAATAACTACGATCTGAAGTGGTTGATTCGAGCGATCACTCGAACCGCCGTGTATCAAAGATCGCCCAACTCTGATGGCGACGGTTTCCAGCACTGTGAACCCACCCGACTGCGGGCCGATCAGTTGTATTCTGCTCTCTGCCAGACCCTGAACGTTTCCTCGCTGCCCATTCGATCCGCTGATGTTCGCCCGGGCATGATGTATCGCAATGGACAGGCTGATCCGGGGCGAGAATCTTTTTCCCGGGTCTTTGGATTTGATCCTTCTGTTTCTCGATCAGAACTGACGGGCAGCATT carries:
- a CDS encoding DUF1549 domain-containing protein; the protein is MAERRAAIQSTDEDRFSVAAVANRTDAHIGLPESSADPADDYTFLRRVYLDVVGRPATPAEITAFGFDPDPDKRDRLVERLLKSNEYSANWTRYWRDTIFSRATNVRAGLVRPAFAQWMNDQLSEGAGWDQIVTELLTATGPVNDNGASALIFAHEGVPEEIAAEASRLFTGIQIQCANCHDHPWDQWKREQFHELVAFFPRISVRRERGSDNMFDYEIASVNNNTRTNPALSRFFLTRLDRNRDGAISESEAKETPIARIFAQPQARENIDKNGDGRITIDEIANARPPENRPGQGKTEHFMPDLSDPASEGTRIDPRFFVTGQRVRTDMTDEERRTAVARLITSKSNPWFAKAIVNRMWYELTGTAFYTPVDDIGPGREVRHEAALESLCEGFIHNNYDLKWLIRAITRTAVYQRSPNSDGDGFQHCEPTRLRADQLYSALCQTLNVSSLPIRSADVRPGMMYRNGQADPGRESFSRVFGFDPSVSRSELTGSIPEALFMMNSPEVQRIIAANRDQDTVSQLLTRFTDNDSLISEMYLRCLGREPRNSEV